One part of the Arabidopsis thaliana chromosome 4, partial sequence genome encodes these proteins:
- a CDS encoding Disease resistance protein (TIR-NBS-LRR class) translates to MKKTRGSFLECSAPQSFLSIQYTCRRDFPQVDLCNHRPPLMAFASSSSSIVLSKCEFDVFVSFRGADTRHDFTSHLVKYLRGKGIDVFSDAKLRGGEYISLLFDRIEQSKMSIVVFSEDYANSWWCLEEVGKIMQRRKEFNHGVLPIFYKVSKSDVSNQTGSFEAVFQSPTKIFNGDEQKIEELKVALKTASNIRGFVYPENSSEPDFLDEIVKNTFRMLNELSPCVIPDDLPGIESRSKELEKLLMFDNDECVRVVGVLGMTGIGKTTVADIVYKQNFQRFDGYEFLEDIEDNSKRYGLPYLYQKLLHKLLDGENVDVRAQGRPENFLRNKKLFIVLDNVTEEKQIEYLIGKKNVYRQGSRIVIITRDKKLLQKNADATYVVPRLNDREAMELFCLQVFGNHYPTEEFVDLSNDFVCYAKGLPLALKLLGKGLLTHDINYWKKKLEFLQVNPDKELQKELKSSYKALDDDQKSVFLDIACFFRSEKADFVSSILKSDDIDAKDVMRELEEKCLVTISYDRIEMHDLLHAMGKEIGKEKSIRKAGERRRLWNHKDIRDILEHNTGTECVRGIFLNMSEVRRIKLFPAAFTMLSKLKFLKFHSSHCSQWCDNDHIFQCSKVPDHFPDELVYLHWQGYPYDCLPSDFDPKELVDLSLRYSHIKQLWEDEKNTESLRWVDLGQSKDLLNLSGLSRAKNLERLDLEGCTSLDLLGSVKQMNELIYLNLRDCTSLESLPKGFKIKSLKTLILSGCLKLKDFHIISESIESLHLEGTAIERVVEHIESLHSLILLNLKNCEKLKYLPNDLYKLKSLQELVLSGCSALESLPPIKEKMECLEILLMDGTSIKQTPEMSCLSNLKICSFCRPVIDDSTG, encoded by the exons atgaaaaaaacaCGCGGATCATTCCTCGAATGTTCAGCGCCACAATCTTTTCTATCTATCCAATACACTTGTAGAAGAGACTTTCCTCAAGTGGACTTGTGTAATCATCGACCTCCTCTAATggcttttgcttcttcttcctcttctataGTTCTCTCCAAATGCGAATTCGACGTGTTCGTGAGTTTCAGAGGCGCGGATACGCGTCATGACTTCACTTCTCACCTCGTTAAGTACCTGCGTGGGAAAGGTATCGATGTTTTCTCCGATGCCAAACTCCGGGGAGGTGAGTACATCTCGCTTCTCTTTGACAGGATCGAGCAATCGAAGATGTCAATCGTTGTCTTCTCAGAGGATTACGCCAACTCCTGGTGGTGCTTGGAGGAAGTCGGGAAGATTATGCAGCGCAGGAAAGAATTCAATCATGGAGTTTTACCGATCTTCTACAAAGTCAGTAAATCTGATGTTTCGAATCAGACAGGGAGTTTTGAAGCCGTATTCCAGAGCCCCACAAAGATTTTTAATGGAgatgaacaaaaaattgaGGAATTGAAGGTTGCTCTGAAGACAGCTTCCAATATCCGTGGCTTTGTATATCCTGAGAACAG CTCGGAGCCTGATTTTTTAGATGAAATCGTGAAGAATACTTTCAGGATGCTGAATGAATTGTCTCCATGTGTAATCCCTGATGATCTACCAGGAATTGAATCACGTTCCAAGGAACTGGAGAAGCTATTGATGTTCGATAATGATGAATGTGTCCGTGTCGTTGGAGTTCTTGGGATGACTGGTATCGGCAAGACAACGGTTGCTGATATCGTATATAAACAGAACTTCCAGAGGTTTGATGGATACGAGTTCCTTGAAGACATTGAAGATAACTCTAAGCGGTATGGATTACCTTATTTGTACCAAAAACTCCTCCATAAATTATTGGATGGAGAAAATGTTGATGTCAGAGCGCAGGGAAGACCGGAAAACTTTCTAAGGAACAAGAAATTGTTTATTGTGCTGGACAATGTGACcgaagagaaacaaatagaATATCTTATCGGAAAGAAGAATGTGTACAGGCAAGGAAGTAGGATTGTTATAATAACAAGAGACAAGAAACTGCTGCAGAAAAACGCTGATGCTACATATGTGGTTCCCAGATTAAATGACAGGGAAGCTATGGAGTTATTCTGCCTTCAGGTATTTGGCAACCACTATCCCACGGAAGAATTTGTGGATCTATCAAacgattttgtttgttatgctAAAGGGCTTCCGTTAGCTTTGAAGTTGTTAGGTAAGGGTCTATTAACCCATGATATAAACTACTGGAAGAAGAAATTGGAGTTTTTACAGGTAAATCCAGACAAGGAGCTTCAGAAAGAGCTGAAATCGAGTTATAAAGCACTTGATGATGATCAGAAGAGCGTATTTCTGGACATAGCATGTTTTTTCAGGTCAGAGAAAGCAGATTTTGTTTCAAGCATTCTGAAATCAGACGACATTGATGCTAAAGATGTGATGAGAGAACTTGAGGAGAAGTGCCTTGTAACCATTTCTTACGATAGGATTGAGATGCATGATCTATTGCATGCAATGGGGAAGGaaattggaaaagaaaaatccatcAGAAAGGCAGGCGAACGTCGTAGGTTGTGGAACCACAAAGATATTCGTGATATCCTGGAGCATAACACG GGCACTGAATGTGTTAGAGGCATCTTCTTGAACATGTCTGAAGTCAGAAGAATCAAGCTTTTTCCTGCTGCTTTCACGATGttgtcaaaactcaaattccTGAAATTCCACAGTTCTCATTGTTCTCAGTGGTGTGATAATGACCATATATTTCAGTGCTCCAAAGTCCCTGATCACTTTCCAGATGAGCTTGTTTACCTTCACTGGCAGGGGTATCCCTATGATTGCCTGCCATCAGATTTCGATCCAAAGGAACTTGTCGATCTTAGTCTGCGTTATAGCCACATCAAACAACTGTGGGAAGATGAGAAG AATACAGAAAGTTTAAGATGGGTCGATCTCGGTCAGTCAAAAGACTTGCTAAATTTATCAGGTTTATCCAGGGCCAAAAATCTTGAAAGATTGGATCTTGAAGGCTGTACGAGTTTGGATCTCTTGGGCTCAGTAAAACAGATGAACGAACTTATTTACCTGAACCTCAGAGACTGCACAAGCCTTGAGAGTCTTCCAAAGGgattcaaaataaaatctcttaAGACTCTGATCCTCAGTGGTTGCTTAAAACTTAAGGACTTTCATATTATATCAGAAAGTATTGAATCCCTTCATTTGGAAGGCACAGCAATCGAACGAGTTGTTGAACACATCGAGAGTCTTCACAGCCTTATTTTGCTGAATCTCAAGAATTGTGAGAAATTGAAGTATCTTCCCAACGATCTTTACAAGCTGAAATCTCTCCAAGAACTGGTTCTCTCTGGTTGTTCAGCGCTGGAGAGTCTTCCGCCCATCAAAGAGAAGATGGAATGCTTAGAGATTTTGCTTATGGATGGAACGTCTATCAAACAAACA
- a CDS encoding Disease resistance protein (TIR-NBS-LRR class) has translation MKKTRGSFLECSAPQSFLSIQYTCRRDFPQVDLCNHRPPLMAFASSSSSIVLSKCEFDVFVSFRGADTRHDFTSHLVKYLRGKGIDVFSDAKLRGGEYISLLFDRIEQSKMSIVVFSEDYANSWWCLEEVGKIMQRRKEFNHGVLPIFYKVSKSDVSNQTGSFEAVFQSPTKIFNGDEQKIEELKVALKTASNIRGFVYPENSSEPDFLDEIVKNTFRMLNELSPCVIPDDLPGIESRSKELEKLLMFDNDECVRVVGVLGMTGIGKTTVADIVYKQNFQRFDGYEFLEDIEDNSKRYGLPYLYQKLLHKLLDGENVDVRAQGRPENFLRNKKLFIVLDNVTEEKQIEYLIGKKNVYRLNDREAMELFCLQVFGNHYPTEEFVDLSNDFVCYAKGLPLALKLLGKGLLTHDINYWKKKLEFLQVNPDKELQKELKSSYKALDDDQKSVFLDIACFFRSEKADFVSSILKSDDIDAKDVMRELEEKCLVTISYDRIEMHDLLHAMGKEIGKEKSIRKAGERRRLWNHKDIRDILEHNTGTECVRGIFLNMSEVRRIKLFPAAFTMLSKLKFLKFHSSHCSQWCDNDHIFQCSKVPDHFPDELVYLHWQGYPYDCLPSDFDPKELVDLSLRYSHIKQLWEDEKNTESLRWVDLGQSKDLLNLSGLSRAKNLERLDLEGCTSLDLLGSVKQMNELIYLNLRDCTSLESLPKGFKIKSLKTLILSGCLKLKDFHIISESIESLHLEGTAIERVVEHIESLHSLILLNLKNCEKLKYLPNDLYKLKSLQELVLSGCSALESLPPIKEKMECLEILLMDGTSIKQTPEMSCLSNLKICSFCRPVIDDSTG, from the exons atgaaaaaaacaCGCGGATCATTCCTCGAATGTTCAGCGCCACAATCTTTTCTATCTATCCAATACACTTGTAGAAGAGACTTTCCTCAAGTGGACTTGTGTAATCATCGACCTCCTCTAATggcttttgcttcttcttcctcttctataGTTCTCTCCAAATGCGAATTCGACGTGTTCGTGAGTTTCAGAGGCGCGGATACGCGTCATGACTTCACTTCTCACCTCGTTAAGTACCTGCGTGGGAAAGGTATCGATGTTTTCTCCGATGCCAAACTCCGGGGAGGTGAGTACATCTCGCTTCTCTTTGACAGGATCGAGCAATCGAAGATGTCAATCGTTGTCTTCTCAGAGGATTACGCCAACTCCTGGTGGTGCTTGGAGGAAGTCGGGAAGATTATGCAGCGCAGGAAAGAATTCAATCATGGAGTTTTACCGATCTTCTACAAAGTCAGTAAATCTGATGTTTCGAATCAGACAGGGAGTTTTGAAGCCGTATTCCAGAGCCCCACAAAGATTTTTAATGGAgatgaacaaaaaattgaGGAATTGAAGGTTGCTCTGAAGACAGCTTCCAATATCCGTGGCTTTGTATATCCTGAGAACAG CTCGGAGCCTGATTTTTTAGATGAAATCGTGAAGAATACTTTCAGGATGCTGAATGAATTGTCTCCATGTGTAATCCCTGATGATCTACCAGGAATTGAATCACGTTCCAAGGAACTGGAGAAGCTATTGATGTTCGATAATGATGAATGTGTCCGTGTCGTTGGAGTTCTTGGGATGACTGGTATCGGCAAGACAACGGTTGCTGATATCGTATATAAACAGAACTTCCAGAGGTTTGATGGATACGAGTTCCTTGAAGACATTGAAGATAACTCTAAGCGGTATGGATTACCTTATTTGTACCAAAAACTCCTCCATAAATTATTGGATGGAGAAAATGTTGATGTCAGAGCGCAGGGAAGACCGGAAAACTTTCTAAGGAACAAGAAATTGTTTATTGTGCTGGACAATGTGACcgaagagaaacaaatagaATATCTTATCGGAAAGAAGAATGTGTACAG ATTAAATGACAGGGAAGCTATGGAGTTATTCTGCCTTCAGGTATTTGGCAACCACTATCCCACGGAAGAATTTGTGGATCTATCAAacgattttgtttgttatgctAAAGGGCTTCCGTTAGCTTTGAAGTTGTTAGGTAAGGGTCTATTAACCCATGATATAAACTACTGGAAGAAGAAATTGGAGTTTTTACAGGTAAATCCAGACAAGGAGCTTCAGAAAGAGCTGAAATCGAGTTATAAAGCACTTGATGATGATCAGAAGAGCGTATTTCTGGACATAGCATGTTTTTTCAGGTCAGAGAAAGCAGATTTTGTTTCAAGCATTCTGAAATCAGACGACATTGATGCTAAAGATGTGATGAGAGAACTTGAGGAGAAGTGCCTTGTAACCATTTCTTACGATAGGATTGAGATGCATGATCTATTGCATGCAATGGGGAAGGaaattggaaaagaaaaatccatcAGAAAGGCAGGCGAACGTCGTAGGTTGTGGAACCACAAAGATATTCGTGATATCCTGGAGCATAACACG GGCACTGAATGTGTTAGAGGCATCTTCTTGAACATGTCTGAAGTCAGAAGAATCAAGCTTTTTCCTGCTGCTTTCACGATGttgtcaaaactcaaattccTGAAATTCCACAGTTCTCATTGTTCTCAGTGGTGTGATAATGACCATATATTTCAGTGCTCCAAAGTCCCTGATCACTTTCCAGATGAGCTTGTTTACCTTCACTGGCAGGGGTATCCCTATGATTGCCTGCCATCAGATTTCGATCCAAAGGAACTTGTCGATCTTAGTCTGCGTTATAGCCACATCAAACAACTGTGGGAAGATGAGAAG AATACAGAAAGTTTAAGATGGGTCGATCTCGGTCAGTCAAAAGACTTGCTAAATTTATCAGGTTTATCCAGGGCCAAAAATCTTGAAAGATTGGATCTTGAAGGCTGTACGAGTTTGGATCTCTTGGGCTCAGTAAAACAGATGAACGAACTTATTTACCTGAACCTCAGAGACTGCACAAGCCTTGAGAGTCTTCCAAAGGgattcaaaataaaatctcttaAGACTCTGATCCTCAGTGGTTGCTTAAAACTTAAGGACTTTCATATTATATCAGAAAGTATTGAATCCCTTCATTTGGAAGGCACAGCAATCGAACGAGTTGTTGAACACATCGAGAGTCTTCACAGCCTTATTTTGCTGAATCTCAAGAATTGTGAGAAATTGAAGTATCTTCCCAACGATCTTTACAAGCTGAAATCTCTCCAAGAACTGGTTCTCTCTGGTTGTTCAGCGCTGGAGAGTCTTCCGCCCATCAAAGAGAAGATGGAATGCTTAGAGATTTTGCTTATGGATGGAACGTCTATCAAACAAACA
- a CDS encoding Disease resistance protein (TIR-NBS-LRR class) codes for MAFASSSSSIVLSKCEFDVFVSFRGADTRHDFTSHLVKYLRGKGIDVFSDAKLRGGEYISLLFDRIEQSKMSIVVFSEDYANSWWCLEEVGKIMQRRKEFNHGVLPIFYKVSKSDVSNQTGSFEAVFQSPTKIFNGDEQKIEELKVALKTASNIRGFVYPENSSEPDFLDEIVKNTFRMLNELSPCVIPDDLPGIESRSKELEKLLMFDNDECVRVVGVLGMTGIGKTTVADIVYKQNFQRFDGYEFLEDIEDNSKRYGLPYLYQKLLHKLLDGENVDVRAQGRPENFLRNKKLFIVLDNVTEEKQIEYLIGKKNVYRQGSRIVIITRDKKLLQKNADATYVVPRLNDREAMELFCLQVFGNHYPTEEFVDLSNDFVCYAKGLPLALKLLGKGLLTHDINYWKKKLEFLQVNPDKELQKELKSSYKALDDDQKSVFLDIACFFRSEKADFVSSILKSDDIDAKDVMRELEEKCLVTISYDRIEMHDLLHAMGKEIGKEKSIRKAGERRRLWNHKDIRDILEHNTGTECVRGIFLNMSEVRRIKLFPAAFTMLSKLKFLKFHSSHCSQWCDNDHIFQCSKVPDHFPDELVYLHWQGYPYDCLPSDFDPKELVDLSLRYSHIKQLWEDEKNTESLRWVDLGQSKDLLNLSGLSRAKNLERLDLEGCTSLDLLGSVKQMNELIYLNLRDCTSLESLPKGFKIKSLKTLILSGCLKLKDFHIISESIESLHLEGTAIERVVEHIESLHSLILLNLKNCEKLKYLPNDLYKLKSLQELVLSGCSALESLPPIKEKMECLEILLMDGTSIKQTPEMSCLSNLKICSFCRPVIDDSTG; via the exons ATggcttttgcttcttcttcctcttctataGTTCTCTCCAAATGCGAATTCGACGTGTTCGTGAGTTTCAGAGGCGCGGATACGCGTCATGACTTCACTTCTCACCTCGTTAAGTACCTGCGTGGGAAAGGTATCGATGTTTTCTCCGATGCCAAACTCCGGGGAGGTGAGTACATCTCGCTTCTCTTTGACAGGATCGAGCAATCGAAGATGTCAATCGTTGTCTTCTCAGAGGATTACGCCAACTCCTGGTGGTGCTTGGAGGAAGTCGGGAAGATTATGCAGCGCAGGAAAGAATTCAATCATGGAGTTTTACCGATCTTCTACAAAGTCAGTAAATCTGATGTTTCGAATCAGACAGGGAGTTTTGAAGCCGTATTCCAGAGCCCCACAAAGATTTTTAATGGAgatgaacaaaaaattgaGGAATTGAAGGTTGCTCTGAAGACAGCTTCCAATATCCGTGGCTTTGTATATCCTGAGAACAG CTCGGAGCCTGATTTTTTAGATGAAATCGTGAAGAATACTTTCAGGATGCTGAATGAATTGTCTCCATGTGTAATCCCTGATGATCTACCAGGAATTGAATCACGTTCCAAGGAACTGGAGAAGCTATTGATGTTCGATAATGATGAATGTGTCCGTGTCGTTGGAGTTCTTGGGATGACTGGTATCGGCAAGACAACGGTTGCTGATATCGTATATAAACAGAACTTCCAGAGGTTTGATGGATACGAGTTCCTTGAAGACATTGAAGATAACTCTAAGCGGTATGGATTACCTTATTTGTACCAAAAACTCCTCCATAAATTATTGGATGGAGAAAATGTTGATGTCAGAGCGCAGGGAAGACCGGAAAACTTTCTAAGGAACAAGAAATTGTTTATTGTGCTGGACAATGTGACcgaagagaaacaaatagaATATCTTATCGGAAAGAAGAATGTGTACAGGCAAGGAAGTAGGATTGTTATAATAACAAGAGACAAGAAACTGCTGCAGAAAAACGCTGATGCTACATATGTGGTTCCCAGATTAAATGACAGGGAAGCTATGGAGTTATTCTGCCTTCAGGTATTTGGCAACCACTATCCCACGGAAGAATTTGTGGATCTATCAAacgattttgtttgttatgctAAAGGGCTTCCGTTAGCTTTGAAGTTGTTAGGTAAGGGTCTATTAACCCATGATATAAACTACTGGAAGAAGAAATTGGAGTTTTTACAGGTAAATCCAGACAAGGAGCTTCAGAAAGAGCTGAAATCGAGTTATAAAGCACTTGATGATGATCAGAAGAGCGTATTTCTGGACATAGCATGTTTTTTCAGGTCAGAGAAAGCAGATTTTGTTTCAAGCATTCTGAAATCAGACGACATTGATGCTAAAGATGTGATGAGAGAACTTGAGGAGAAGTGCCTTGTAACCATTTCTTACGATAGGATTGAGATGCATGATCTATTGCATGCAATGGGGAAGGaaattggaaaagaaaaatccatcAGAAAGGCAGGCGAACGTCGTAGGTTGTGGAACCACAAAGATATTCGTGATATCCTGGAGCATAACACG GGCACTGAATGTGTTAGAGGCATCTTCTTGAACATGTCTGAAGTCAGAAGAATCAAGCTTTTTCCTGCTGCTTTCACGATGttgtcaaaactcaaattccTGAAATTCCACAGTTCTCATTGTTCTCAGTGGTGTGATAATGACCATATATTTCAGTGCTCCAAAGTCCCTGATCACTTTCCAGATGAGCTTGTTTACCTTCACTGGCAGGGGTATCCCTATGATTGCCTGCCATCAGATTTCGATCCAAAGGAACTTGTCGATCTTAGTCTGCGTTATAGCCACATCAAACAACTGTGGGAAGATGAGAAG AATACAGAAAGTTTAAGATGGGTCGATCTCGGTCAGTCAAAAGACTTGCTAAATTTATCAGGTTTATCCAGGGCCAAAAATCTTGAAAGATTGGATCTTGAAGGCTGTACGAGTTTGGATCTCTTGGGCTCAGTAAAACAGATGAACGAACTTATTTACCTGAACCTCAGAGACTGCACAAGCCTTGAGAGTCTTCCAAAGGgattcaaaataaaatctcttaAGACTCTGATCCTCAGTGGTTGCTTAAAACTTAAGGACTTTCATATTATATCAGAAAGTATTGAATCCCTTCATTTGGAAGGCACAGCAATCGAACGAGTTGTTGAACACATCGAGAGTCTTCACAGCCTTATTTTGCTGAATCTCAAGAATTGTGAGAAATTGAAGTATCTTCCCAACGATCTTTACAAGCTGAAATCTCTCCAAGAACTGGTTCTCTCTGGTTGTTCAGCGCTGGAGAGTCTTCCGCCCATCAAAGAGAAGATGGAATGCTTAGAGATTTTGCTTATGGATGGAACGTCTATCAAACAAACA